A single genomic interval of Calditrichota bacterium harbors:
- the mreC gene encoding rod shape-determining protein MreC, translated as MTPIINFISHFHQSILLIVYLILSFIFIVSSDSTVVEGMRSSSLTMFGVMQETIDDMGSYFNLSKKNSELRKENTRLAYENYHLQDALLENMRLRKLLQFKYEVNYELIPAKVIGYSPHDIVTGRILSSEEIANTAKNSAVMTADGLVGKIVKVSGDYAICQILLDPNSRVSAKVQRNRQLGMIKSDGANGYILDHVPNTITIIEGDVIFTSGLSQIYPANIKIGVVNKIEHDEKALFQKIFVTPAVNYSRLEEVFIYKNK; from the coding sequence GTGACCCCGATAATTAATTTTATTTCACATTTCCATCAATCAATCTTGCTGATTGTTTACCTGATATTATCATTTATTTTCATCGTATCCAGCGACAGCACCGTTGTAGAAGGAATGCGTTCATCAAGCTTGACAATGTTTGGTGTTATGCAGGAAACAATTGATGATATGGGTTCTTATTTTAACCTCAGCAAAAAAAACAGTGAGTTGCGCAAAGAAAATACCCGCCTTGCTTATGAGAACTATCATTTGCAGGATGCCCTTCTGGAAAATATGCGGCTAAGAAAGCTACTGCAGTTTAAGTATGAAGTTAACTATGAGCTCATACCTGCAAAAGTAATTGGTTACAGCCCGCATGATATTGTCACAGGCCGAATATTATCCAGCGAAGAAATTGCTAATACCGCCAAAAACAGTGCAGTGATGACAGCCGATGGTTTAGTTGGGAAAATTGTAAAGGTGAGTGGTGATTATGCAATTTGCCAAATTTTGCTTGATCCAAACAGCAGGGTTAGTGCAAAAGTTCAACGCAACCGGCAGCTTGGAATGATAAAATCGGATGGAGCAAATGGTTACATTTTAGATCATGTTCCCAACACAATTACGATCATAGAGGGCGATGTTATTTTCACGTCCGGACTAAGCCAAATTTATCCGGCAAATATTAAGATTGGTGTTGTAAATAAAATAGAGCATGATGAAAAAGCTTTGTTTCAAAAAATATTTGTTACGCCTGCAGTTAATTATAGCAGGCTTGAAGAAGTTTTCATCTATAAAAACAAGTAA
- the mrdA gene encoding penicillin-binding protein 2 — protein sequence MREVNKQELEQRRLIIIAVMLLFFGILIYGFVSLQVSKKDFYAQKSLDNSVRKVTTLPVRGLIKDSKNKILVDNNASFYVAVIPKVISDSTTRQLTSLLNLDSNEIENITRKQYGFRPVKIAHDVKYETIIFLEENRLKFPGVITSLEPKRFYRENIFSPHIFGSLGEVTADESRKNSSYEQGDIVGKTALEKKYDLDLRGSKGADFFLVDASGRELEILNTDRNINPIHGSNLHLYLDYSMQQFAESLMVDHRGALVALDTRNGGVIALVSKPDYDPRHLSGKIDSDVWNKLLTDESHPLYSRSIQSVYPPGSTYKIVAAIAALEENIVTPDWKVTCPGYYKLGRKTIKCWNATGHGTVDMYGAIKGSCNVYFYKLGLKIGLDLWAKYSSLFAFGTPTGIDLPNESKGLVPTEAFFNKRYGLNGWTKGNLANLAIGQGELLATPLQIAQFSMIIANKGVYYKPHLLNYMVPQGSGSKTYFPTNAQYITGISDANYDIVREAMRQVVDGGTGWLGKVPGVEMAGKTGSAQNPHGDSHAWFMTFAPYKLPEISVAVIIENGGGGGAVAAPIARKFMEKYFYNKLIPRPAPKKEEPDTVVAPIDIINFEPIEIFNDPLLEIDQD from the coding sequence ATGAGAGAAGTAAACAAACAAGAATTAGAGCAACGCAGATTAATAATAATTGCTGTAATGCTTTTATTTTTTGGAATATTAATATATGGTTTCGTTAGTCTTCAGGTATCAAAAAAAGATTTCTATGCCCAAAAGTCGCTTGATAACAGTGTCCGTAAAGTAACAACCCTGCCGGTAAGAGGTTTAATAAAAGATTCCAAAAACAAAATTTTGGTTGATAATAATGCTTCATTTTATGTGGCAGTAATTCCTAAAGTTATTTCCGATTCAACCACAAGACAACTAACCAGCCTGCTTAATCTTGATAGCAATGAAATAGAAAATATCACCAGGAAGCAATATGGTTTCAGGCCGGTTAAAATTGCCCACGATGTAAAATACGAAACTATAATATTTCTTGAAGAAAACAGATTAAAATTCCCCGGTGTTATAACCTCGCTGGAACCAAAACGTTTTTATAGAGAAAATATTTTCTCGCCACACATTTTTGGATCACTTGGTGAAGTTACTGCTGATGAATCCAGAAAAAATTCAAGTTATGAACAAGGTGACATTGTTGGTAAAACTGCCCTTGAAAAAAAATATGATCTCGATTTGCGCGGATCAAAGGGTGCTGATTTTTTTCTTGTAGATGCATCTGGGCGTGAGCTGGAGATTCTTAATACAGACCGCAACATCAACCCAATTCATGGAAGTAATTTGCACCTTTATTTAGACTATTCCATGCAACAATTTGCAGAATCTTTAATGGTTGATCATCGTGGTGCTTTAGTTGCCTTAGATACACGAAATGGTGGAGTGATTGCCCTTGTAAGCAAACCGGATTATGACCCACGACATCTATCAGGGAAAATTGATTCAGATGTTTGGAATAAACTCTTAACAGATGAAAGTCACCCTTTATACAGCCGCAGCATTCAAAGTGTTTATCCACCTGGGTCAACCTATAAAATTGTTGCCGCCATCGCTGCCCTGGAAGAAAACATTGTAACACCAGATTGGAAAGTTACGTGTCCGGGTTATTACAAACTTGGGCGAAAAACAATAAAATGCTGGAACGCCACGGGACACGGCACAGTTGATATGTATGGTGCCATTAAGGGATCTTGCAATGTATATTTTTATAAACTTGGTCTTAAAATAGGCCTCGATTTATGGGCAAAGTACAGCAGTTTGTTTGCTTTTGGCACCCCAACCGGGATCGATTTGCCAAATGAAAGCAAAGGGCTTGTTCCAACAGAAGCATTTTTTAACAAAAGATATGGCCTTAATGGCTGGACAAAAGGTAACCTGGCCAACCTGGCAATCGGTCAAGGTGAGCTGCTTGCAACCCCGCTTCAAATTGCCCAGTTTTCTATGATAATTGCAAACAAAGGTGTTTATTATAAACCACACCTGTTAAACTACATGGTTCCCCAGGGAAGCGGCTCAAAGACATATTTCCCTACAAATGCACAATATATTACAGGTATTTCTGATGCAAATTATGATATTGTTCGCGAAGCTATGCGCCAGGTAGTTGATGGCGGCACCGGATGGCTAGGAAAAGTACCGGGTGTAGAAATGGCCGGCAAAACAGGATCTGCTCAGAATCCCCATGGTGATTCTCATGCCTGGTTTATGACTTTTGCACCCTATAAATTACCAGAAATATCTGTAGCTGTGATAATTGAAAATGGTGGTGGTGGCGGAGCTGTTGCGGCCCCTATTGCGCGAAAATTTATGGAAAAATATTTTTATAATAAGCTTATTCCCAGACCTGCTCCCAAAAAAGAAGAGCCTGATACAGTTGTTGCGCCAATAGATATTATAAATTTTGAACCGATTGAGATATTTAATGATCCACTTTTAGAAATAGATCAGGATTAG
- a CDS encoding tetratricopeptide repeat protein: MDKNVLKSILIFLFSIILITGCAGSREESDDYLSEDEKQQKELDDIEALLGISSDENQPEKKAEETSQENDNQQSEKLDLLGTSEMIDNSQPATITSEEKKKLERKISQLEQQLREKDQSIADLNAQVTVQEAELNKRPSYSGGTAAIVSDISMEEYQSRYDDARAEFEARNYESAIQLFESLISASTSHNLSDNAQFWIGECHYALRQYDAAIIDFEKVFTFANSNKADASQYKLGLCYMRKGDTTKAREEFDRLIRNYPDSPYSTKAETLLSQN, from the coding sequence ATGGATAAGAATGTTCTCAAATCAATATTAATTTTTCTTTTTTCCATAATTTTAATTACAGGTTGCGCGGGAAGTCGTGAAGAAAGTGACGACTATCTTTCAGAAGATGAAAAACAACAAAAAGAGCTCGATGATATTGAAGCCTTATTAGGTATCTCTTCAGATGAAAACCAACCAGAGAAAAAAGCAGAAGAAACCAGCCAGGAAAATGACAATCAACAAAGTGAAAAACTGGACTTGCTGGGCACAAGTGAAATGATTGACAACTCTCAACCGGCTACAATAACCAGCGAAGAAAAGAAAAAACTTGAAAGGAAAATTTCCCAGCTCGAACAACAATTACGGGAAAAAGATCAATCAATAGCCGACCTCAATGCTCAGGTTACAGTTCAGGAAGCAGAATTAAATAAACGTCCATCCTATAGTGGCGGAACCGCAGCGATTGTAAGCGATATTTCAATGGAAGAATACCAGTCTCGCTATGATGATGCCCGTGCAGAATTTGAAGCCAGAAATTATGAATCCGCAATTCAGCTTTTTGAATCCCTGATTTCTGCAAGTACTTCTCACAATTTATCGGACAATGCACAGTTTTGGATTGGCGAATGCCATTATGCATTAAGGCAATATGATGCAGCGATTATTGATTTTGAAAAAGTATTTACATTTGCAAATTCCAACAAAGCCGACGCATCTCAATACAAATTAGGTTTGTGTTATATGCGAAAAGGTGATACAACTAAGGCAAGAGAAGAGTTTGATAGATTAATAAGAAATTATCCAGACAGCCCATATTCTACAAAAGCAGAAACATTGCTCTCCCAAAATTAG
- a CDS encoding rod shape-determining protein gives MGLSFLNFLSSDIGIDLGTANTLLYVKNKGIVVNEPSIIALEENTDKVVAVGNEARQMLGRTHHDIMTIRPLKDGVIADFEATEIMIREFIKKANINRMMIGRIVICVPSGITEVEKRAVRDSAERAGAREADLISEAMAAAIGVGLEISEPMGNMIVDIGGGTSEIAVISLSGIVHHNSIRVGGDEMNQAIIQHFKRSHNLLIGEKTAEDIKCTVGSAFQLDEELTKEVKGRDLVDGIPKTVSINSKEIRKALEDPIMMIVEAIRLSLERTPPELASDILDRGIILTGGGALLKNLDVRLREETKMAILVADDPLSCVARGCGMVLDDPDKFHKVLVKNRRPI, from the coding sequence ATGGGATTATCATTTTTAAACTTTTTATCGTCTGATATTGGGATTGACCTTGGGACAGCAAATACATTGCTTTATGTTAAAAATAAAGGGATTGTTGTTAATGAGCCTTCCATAATTGCGTTGGAAGAAAACACGGACAAAGTTGTAGCCGTTGGGAATGAAGCAAGGCAAATGCTCGGACGTACACACCACGATATAATGACTATCCGTCCATTAAAAGATGGTGTTATTGCAGATTTTGAAGCCACCGAAATAATGATTAGGGAGTTTATAAAAAAAGCAAATATAAACCGAATGATGATTGGCCGCATTGTAATTTGTGTACCGTCCGGCATTACCGAAGTAGAAAAACGCGCGGTTCGTGATTCCGCAGAACGGGCCGGTGCAAGGGAGGCTGATTTAATATCTGAAGCCATGGCCGCAGCAATTGGTGTTGGGCTGGAAATCAGCGAGCCGATGGGTAACATGATTGTGGATATCGGTGGTGGTACTTCTGAGATTGCTGTGATTTCTTTAAGCGGTATTGTTCACCATAACTCAATCCGGGTTGGTGGTGATGAAATGAACCAGGCGATAATTCAGCATTTCAAACGCTCACATAATTTGCTAATCGGTGAAAAAACTGCAGAAGATATTAAGTGCACCGTTGGCTCTGCCTTCCAACTGGATGAAGAATTAACAAAAGAAGTTAAAGGGCGCGATCTTGTAGATGGGATTCCAAAAACAGTTTCTATAAATTCAAAAGAAATCCGAAAAGCACTTGAAGACCCGATCATGATGATAGTTGAAGCAATCAGGCTTTCACTAGAACGGACGCCACCAGAACTTGCATCAGATATTTTAGACAGAGGTATTATCTTAACTGGTGGTGGTGCACTTCTAAAAAATCTTGATGTTCGCCTGCGTGAAGAGACTAAAATGGCTATCCTTGTTGCAGATGATCCGTTAAGCTGTGTTGCCAGAGGTTGTGGAATGGTTCTTGACGACCCTGATAAATTCCACAAAGTGCTTGTAAAAAATCGCAGGCCTATTTAA
- the rodA gene encoding rod shape-determining protein RodA codes for MLGRIDFSLSFLVSILLTIGLIAVYSATSFTGVQSSYFQRQLLFAIFGFILMISTAFIPYRLIQRAAYPFYGFSILLLILVYFVGVKGFGAERWLAIGSVRIQPSELAKLATILAVAKYLSNRDAGVNKLKHFTIVLTFVLIPFVLVVRQPDLGTSLVFAAMLVPLLFWAGLRWFPLFLIISPIFTILSSFNIIILIVWLVIILAILYFSRQKILTIIAVLALHIGVGLTTPQLWNQLKPYQKNRIVTFINPEQDPRGAGYQIIQSQVAIGSGGIWGKGFLNGTQTHLKFLPAQHTDFIFSVIAEEWGFMGVLVILLIFILLLLYLINLASVVRSTFSSITLLGIASVLFFHIFVNIGMTVGVAPVTGLPLPFISYGGSFLLSIMLMIGVVQNISYNKFLI; via the coding sequence ATGCTAGGCAGAATTGATTTCTCATTATCATTTTTAGTATCAATACTTTTAACGATTGGTTTGATTGCCGTTTATAGTGCAACCAGTTTTACCGGTGTACAAAGCAGCTATTTTCAAAGGCAATTACTATTTGCCATTTTTGGTTTTATACTTATGATTAGTACGGCATTTATTCCATATCGGCTAATCCAAAGAGCGGCTTATCCCTTTTATGGGTTTTCAATATTGCTGTTAATTTTAGTCTATTTTGTTGGTGTCAAAGGGTTTGGAGCGGAACGGTGGCTTGCAATCGGGTCAGTTAGAATTCAACCTTCAGAATTGGCTAAACTTGCCACAATTTTAGCTGTTGCAAAATATTTATCAAATAGAGACGCTGGTGTAAACAAACTAAAGCATTTTACAATTGTACTTACATTTGTTTTAATACCATTTGTTTTGGTTGTTAGGCAACCCGATTTAGGAACATCTCTGGTTTTTGCAGCTATGCTCGTACCATTACTGTTTTGGGCAGGATTGCGCTGGTTTCCATTGTTTTTAATAATTTCCCCTATTTTTACAATCCTTTCTTCGTTTAATATTATTATACTTATTGTATGGTTAGTGATAATTTTAGCTATTCTATATTTTAGCAGACAAAAAATTCTCACAATAATTGCCGTTTTAGCACTACATATAGGTGTGGGGTTAACCACTCCTCAATTATGGAACCAGTTAAAACCTTATCAAAAAAACAGGATTGTTACATTTATTAACCCGGAACAGGATCCACGCGGTGCAGGTTATCAGATCATTCAAAGTCAGGTTGCAATAGGCTCCGGAGGTATTTGGGGTAAAGGTTTTTTAAACGGGACACAAACACATTTAAAATTTTTACCCGCTCAACACACTGATTTTATATTTTCAGTTATAGCGGAAGAGTGGGGGTTTATGGGCGTGCTGGTTATCCTTTTGATCTTTATACTCCTTTTGCTTTATTTGATCAATCTTGCATCGGTAGTACGCTCAACCTTTTCCAGCATTACACTGCTCGGCATAGCCAGTGTTTTGTTTTTTCATATATTTGTAAATATCGGGATGACAGTTGGCGTAGCCCCGGTTACAGGTCTTCCATTACCCTTTATAAGCTATGGGGGATCGTTTTTATTATCGATAATGTTAATGATAGGCGTGGTACAAAATATTTCATATAATAAGTTTTTAATTTAA
- the mreD gene encoding rod shape-determining protein MreD produces the protein MNQELKYFLFIIITFGIGSVLVQGIAVPYIEIAGGWKPDLVLIIVLLIGKRFGSVAGSTSGFILGLIQDSLTAMPIGITALPKVMAGYASGKMTTLKFEGSVNFLWFIAFIFLHEFIFYFILQFKTDLTFTYLIYSRIFPNTIYSTVMMGITYFLTQKYFAEIQ, from the coding sequence ATGAACCAGGAACTAAAATACTTTTTGTTTATTATAATCACTTTTGGAATTGGCTCTGTTTTAGTTCAGGGAATTGCAGTACCATATATTGAAATTGCAGGTGGATGGAAACCTGACTTGGTGCTGATTATTGTTTTATTAATTGGTAAGCGATTTGGATCCGTTGCAGGCAGTACTTCCGGATTTATACTTGGATTAATACAAGATTCCTTAACTGCAATGCCGATAGGAATAACAGCTTTACCAAAAGTTATGGCAGGCTATGCATCCGGAAAAATGACAACTTTGAAATTTGAAGGTTCTGTTAATTTTTTATGGTTTATTGCCTTTATTTTTCTGCATGAGTTTATATTCTATTTCATTTTGCAGTTTAAAACAGATTTAACTTTTACCTATCTCATATACAGCAGGATTTTTCCAAATACAATTTATTCCACTGTTATGATGGGCATAACTTATTTTTTAACTCAAAAATATTTTGCTGAAATCCAATGA
- the ftsZ gene encoding cell division protein FtsZ yields the protein MIQFDSLAEQSAKIKVVGVGGAGGNAVNGMIEAGLSGVEFIVVNTDAQDLDKNKALNKIQIGKSLTKGLGAGANPDFGLEAIEDDKELVINALTGADMVFITCGMGGGTGTGAAPIVAEIAKDMGALTVGITTMPFAFEGPVRLRNAERGHNNMRERVDTMLVIPNDRIFSIIDKNTSVIDAFKTVDSILLEATRSISDLINVHGYVNLDFADIKTIMAGMGDALMGSGTASGENRAIAAAEQATTSPLLDGAEISGARGVLINITGGSSLTMFEVGEAATHIQTASGDGANVIWGMVIDEDMKEELRVTVIATGFNKEAQIADQLQKPKVERVPLQTVDDFTPNDFKELDKPTYKRENIKLDPAERRGHAQIFELNETQDTPDKLDNLDIPTFLRKQID from the coding sequence ATGATACAATTTGACTCACTTGCAGAACAATCTGCAAAAATTAAAGTAGTTGGCGTTGGTGGCGCCGGCGGGAATGCTGTTAACGGGATGATAGAGGCCGGTTTAAGCGGCGTAGAATTTATTGTCGTAAATACAGATGCCCAGGATTTAGATAAAAATAAAGCTTTAAATAAAATCCAGATTGGTAAGTCGCTTACCAAAGGCCTTGGTGCTGGTGCAAATCCGGATTTTGGACTGGAAGCAATTGAAGATGATAAAGAGCTTGTGATAAATGCACTAACCGGTGCCGATATGGTTTTTATTACCTGCGGTATGGGCGGTGGAACAGGAACGGGAGCCGCGCCGATTGTGGCTGAAATTGCTAAGGATATGGGCGCTTTGACTGTTGGGATAACAACAATGCCTTTTGCATTTGAAGGTCCTGTGCGTTTAAGAAATGCAGAGCGTGGGCATAATAACATGCGTGAACGGGTTGATACAATGCTCGTTATTCCAAATGATCGCATATTCTCAATTATTGATAAAAACACATCTGTGATTGACGCATTTAAAACGGTGGATTCGATTTTACTTGAGGCAACACGCAGTATTTCTGATTTGATTAATGTTCACGGATATGTAAACCTGGATTTTGCCGATATTAAAACCATTATGGCCGGTATGGGAGATGCGCTTATGGGTAGCGGTACTGCAAGTGGCGAAAATCGTGCAATTGCGGCTGCTGAACAAGCGACAACAAGTCCATTACTGGATGGTGCAGAAATAAGCGGAGCCCGCGGTGTACTTATCAATATTACCGGAGGATCGTCTTTGACAATGTTTGAAGTAGGCGAAGCAGCAACACATATTCAAACTGCTTCCGGTGATGGGGCCAATGTTATTTGGGGTATGGTGATAGATGAAGATATGAAAGAGGAACTTCGTGTTACTGTAATTGCTACCGGCTTCAATAAAGAGGCACAGATAGCAGATCAGTTACAAAAACCAAAAGTAGAGCGTGTTCCATTACAAACCGTAGATGATTTTACACCAAATGACTTTAAGGAACTGGACAAACCAACTTACAAAAGGGAAAATATAAAGCTTGATCCGGCTGAAAGGCGGGGTCATGCACAGATTTTCGAGTTGAACGAAACTCAGGATACTCCTGATAAACTTGATAATCTGGACATTCCGACTTTTTTAAGAAAACAGATCGATTAA
- the ftsA gene encoding cell division protein FtsA gives MKNEDIIVGLDIGTTKIAAVVGRRDEYGQLNIVGVGQAPSDGLRRGVVINIRKTIQSIKKAIEDAELMAGHKITGVYAGIAGDHIRSINSKGVIAVSSKDKIITEEDVVRVIDAAKAIALPMDREILHVLPQEYVVDEQDGIKNPVGMAGTRLEAEVHIVTGAAASAQNIVNCIHEAGYEVADIVLEPYASSLAVLDTDERELGVAIVDIGGGTTDIAMIFDGSVRYTSVIGLGGQHLTSDISQGLRTSADQAEDIKKKHGVAMQSLIEADELIKVAGVGGRKDREVSKVLLSGIIQPRMEEMLQLAIKEMEKSNILEFLGAGIVLTGGAALLDGIVDLAERVTGIPVKIGKPIVSGGLVESVDSPMYSTGVGLIQYALKYEGENEDGDKLGFNWIMDRLRSFFDDLFK, from the coding sequence ATGAAAAACGAAGATATCATTGTTGGATTGGATATTGGAACGACAAAAATTGCGGCCGTGGTTGGGCGCAGAGATGAATATGGCCAGCTAAATATTGTCGGGGTTGGCCAGGCTCCATCCGATGGCTTGCGTCGTGGTGTGGTGATAAATATTCGCAAAACGATCCAATCAATTAAAAAGGCCATTGAAGATGCGGAGCTAATGGCAGGCCATAAAATTACCGGGGTTTATGCCGGGATAGCAGGTGACCATATCCGGTCAATAAATAGTAAAGGTGTGATTGCAGTAAGCAGTAAAGATAAAATTATAACCGAAGAAGATGTTGTTCGGGTGATTGATGCGGCCAAGGCGATTGCTTTGCCTATGGATAGAGAAATTTTGCATGTGCTTCCACAAGAATATGTTGTGGATGAGCAAGATGGAATTAAAAATCCTGTAGGCATGGCTGGTACGCGTTTGGAAGCAGAAGTTCATATTGTAACGGGGGCGGCGGCTTCTGCACAAAACATTGTAAACTGCATTCACGAGGCCGGTTACGAAGTGGCAGATATTGTTTTAGAACCATATGCATCTAGTCTGGCTGTGCTGGATACAGATGAGCGTGAGTTGGGTGTGGCCATTGTTGATATTGGCGGCGGCACAACCGATATCGCTATGATTTTTGATGGAAGTGTGCGTTATACTTCTGTTATTGGTTTAGGAGGCCAGCACTTAACAAGTGATATTTCCCAGGGTTTGCGAACTTCTGCAGATCAGGCAGAGGATATTAAGAAGAAACATGGTGTGGCCATGCAGTCTCTTATTGAGGCTGATGAGCTGATAAAAGTTGCCGGTGTTGGAGGGCGCAAAGACAGGGAAGTATCCAAAGTTTTGCTTTCAGGAATTATTCAACCACGCATGGAAGAAATGCTGCAGTTAGCTATAAAAGAAATGGAAAAATCAAACATTCTGGAGTTTCTTGGTGCAGGAATTGTTTTAACAGGTGGCGCTGCTTTGCTGGATGGCATTGTTGATCTGGCAGAACGTGTTACCGGAATCCCTGTAAAAATAGGTAAACCAATTGTAAGTGGCGGCCTTGTTGAGAGTGTTGATAGCCCAATGTATTCAACCGGCGTAGGTTTAATCCAATACGCTTTAAAATATGAAGGAGAAAACGAAGACGGTGACAAGCTGGGATTCAACTGGATTATGGATCGCCTTCGTTCATTTTTTGATGACTTATTTAAATAA